TGGTCTTATTTTAGGGAAAAAAAGATATTTGGATTTTATTCGGGGTCAAAGTAACGGAATTGGTCGTGCGATGAAAATTGGGAAAGAAAATATTGCTGGTCTTATTTTAGCTATTGAAGAATACTTAAATAATGTGGTTGATAAAAATCAACAAGTAAAATTATTAAATATTTTACAACGGAAATTAAGTGATATTCCGGGAATAAAAGGAAAGCTTGAACCTGATGACGCGGGGCGCGAATTATTCCGGTTAAAACTAACAATTGATACCGCAATAACAAAGTATCATGCAATAGACCTTGTTAATTTTTTAGAGCAGTCTAATCCCCAAATTATTACCCGTAATAATTTTGTTAATAAGAATATTATTTATTTTGACTCACGAGTTTTGACTCGTGCTGATCTTGAAATTATTTCAGAAACAATTCATAGTTTTACCAATAAAGGAGGGAACTAAATGTTATTTATTAAAGATCGTGTTTGTATTAATGTTTTAGCAAAAGATATTCAAAATGCCCAAGCAATTCATCAAGCTAGTGGTGGGCATGCTTTGATTGGTGTTTTAGCAAAGGATTTTGCTACACCTCAATTGGCAATTACCTATTTAGAACAATTCCAAGCAGTGGTTGGTGATGTTGCAAGTGTTGGACTGGGAGCTGGTGATCCCCAACAATGTTATCATGTTGTTAAAATTGCGAGTCACATTAATCCCCAACATGTTAATCAAGTCTTTCCTGTTGTTGGTTATACCCGGGGAAAAGTTGTACGCGAAAATTGTATTATTAATTGCTTAATTTCCCCAACAGGTCAACCAGGAATGGTTAAAATTTCAACCGGACCAATGAGTAGCAATGAAGCGGTGGCAATTGTTCCAGTACGAACAGCTCTGATTATGGCACAAGAAATGAAAGCGACATCAATTAAGTTTTTTCCAATGGAAGGATTAAAGTATCGTGATGAATATCAAATTGTTGCGACAGAATGTGCTAAAATAGGAATGTGATTAGAACCAACAGGGGGCATTACATTAGAAAATTATCAAGAGATTTTACAAATTGCGTTACAAGCAAATGTTAAGAAAGTTATTCCGCATATTTATTCTTCAATTATGGATCAAGATGGTTATACTAAAGTGGAAGATGTTAAAAAAATAATTGCAATAACAAAAGAATTATTAGAAGTTTAATTAGTAATCGGAAGATTACTTTTTTAATTGTTGTGATTTATTAAGTCATAATTCTTTGCAAAACTAGCGAAATAAGGTATAGTTAAAAAGAAGATATTGTTTGAAATAATATTATTTATCTTTTAATGAGGGTTTTAAATGTTTAATTTTACAACAAAACAAAAATGAATTATTAATGGTGGTCTTTTAGGGTCAACCTTAGTGGCTTTAATTGGGTTATTACTTTATTTATTAAAATTAATAGTTCCGGCCATTGTTTTATTATCAATTGCGGGAATTGGTTTTTTTGTGTTAATGATTGTTTGATTTGTGTTTGAAAGATATAATAAGAAAAAAGGGTAAGGAGAACGAAAATAATGACGGAAAATGAAGTAATTCGTAAAATCAAAGCGATTAGTACTGATGCTGACCATCGCTTTTCTTTTATTGCAAAATATATTTTACAAAATCTAATGCTTGTTCCTGACATTACAATCAAAGAAATGGCGGAATATACTTATACATCAGTGGCGACAATTAATCGTTTTACTAAGTTTTTAGATTTAGATGGGTATAAAGAATTAATTCATATTATTAAATATTTTAATCATAATCTTGCTGGCGAAGAAAGTATTATGGCAAGCGAAAGTAATAATGCATTAATGTTTAATACTTATCATAATATTATTCGTAGTTTACATGAAACGTTTCGGTTAGGATTAAAACAAAAAGAGACCATTAATAAAGTAATTACTAATTTAAAAACAGCCCACCGAATTGTTATTTTTGCTGTTGGGGGAACTTATAATGTGGCTAAGGATTTTCAAGAAAAACTCCTTCGAGTTGGATTTAACATTATTGCTGTGAATGATTTTCATAATGGTTATTTTTTAGCGCAGCAGTTAAATGCTGATGATTTAGCGTTGTTTGTTTCATATTCTGGTGAAACATTGGATTTAATTAAATTAGCAAAAATTTGTCACCAAAATCAAACCCCAATTGTTATTGTTTGTCGTCAATCAAATAATACCTTATCTAATTTAGCTAATTATGAAATTACAATTAGTAGTAATGAATCAATTGAACGCTTAATTTCAACAACAAGTCGGTTTGCCTTGTTATTTGGGTTAGATATGATTTATTTTTCGTTGTTAGCAACTGATTTAGAACATTATCGGCATGTTTTAGAACAAACATTAGTTCCAAAATTTTAAAATTTACAAATTTTGAGATTAAATTACAGATGATAAGATTTTTCTTGTAATTATGCTGCTTTCTTTTATGATAAAGATATGTATTAAAAATAATTAATATTTTTTAATGAGAAAGAGAGGAAATTAAAATGGCAAAAGATCCGAAAAAGACAGCGAAAGACATTGCTGATATTGTCAAAGCGGATAATGTTGTCTCGTATACAAATTGTTTAACAAGATTACGACTTAATTTAAAGCCAGGAGCAAATGTTGATTTAGAAAAACTAAAAACAACACCGAATGTGATGGGAATCTTAACACCCTCACCAACGGAGTTACAAATTGTTTTAGGACCAGGTTTTGTTGCAAATGTGACTCAAGCATTTGGGAAACTAGTTAATGCTAATAAAACAGCTTATAGTGACAAAGATGGTTCTGGTTCATTTGTAACAGCAGCCGAAGCAGCGCAAGCTGTTAAAGGGGAAATGAAAGCAAAACAAAATTGAGTACAAACTTTTTTTACTAAATTTTCAAGAATCTTTTCACCAATGATTATTGGGTTTATTGGGGCTGGGATTTTATCAGGAATTGCTGGAATTATGCAGTCAGTATATGGGGGTGTAATGGACACAAGTCATGCCCCAGCCGACGCAGTGTCATGATTTAATGCCTTAAATTTAATTTTAAATATTTGAAAAAATGCCTTCATTATTATTGTTGGTTGAAGAACTTGTGAAGTATGAGGCGGTAGTGGTGTTTTAGGAGCAATGACGGCTGCCATTTATTCACCCGTATTTGTAAGTAGTGTCATTCCAATGTTAGTTGTTGGTGATGCGAACCATGTTAATTATTTAGGAATTAACATTAGTAACCCATTAACAAACTGATTAACAGTTGGATTCCGTCCGGAACTAGATAACGGGAAATTAGTGTTTGGTTATCCATCAGGAAATATTTTAGGAGCATTATTAACAGCAACAGCCGCGTTATGAATGGAACGTGGAGTTCGTAAGTTTATGCCCGGGGTTTTAGATACTATTGGGACACCAACCTTAGTGTTATTTGGTCTATTATTATTAAATATTTTCTTATTGATTCCAATTTCAGGATATTTATATGCGGCAGTGGCATGATTCTTTGCCCATTTATATACTAATCCGTTTGGAGCATTTGTTTTAGCAGCGATTTTCTTATTAGCTGTTGCCTTTGGTGTCCACCAAGGATTTGTTCCAATTTATGGTATTTTAATTAAAGAAACTGGGGTTAATGGTTTATTCCCAATTTTAGGAATGGCCGGAATGGCGCAAGTTGGAACAGGGATTGCCTTATGAATTTTAGCAACAAAAGGTAGTTTATTACGTCGTCAAATTCAAGGGGCGTTAATTCCAGCTATCTTTGGAATTGGTGAACCAATGATTTATGGGGTAACATTACCACGAATTCGTCCGTTTGTTACCGCATCAATTGCTGCTGGATTTGGTGGATTCTTTATTGGTGCAGTTTATATGTGAGGACATGTCACATTTGGATTAAATGCAATGTTTGGTCCATCGGGGATTTTAGCAACCTTTATGATGACAACAGATACCGGTAACATTCCGTTAGCTGTTGGAATTTATTTAGTGGGATGTGTTATTTCTGTTGTTGCCGGATGGCTTGTGACAATGTTTGGTTATTCGCGGATTGTCAAAGCCGGTGGTAATGATATGAAAGAATTATATCGTAAAGATGGAAAATACAAATTATATCAAAAAATTTTATGAACATTAGCTTTTATTACTATTATTGGAATTTTTATTTACTGAACAATAGCATATTATCAATTACCAAAAGCAGAACGTAGTAAAATGGCCCATGTTAAAGTTGAATAAGAGATATATAGGGGAGAAATATTATGCAAAAAATTGATTTATCAAAAATAGATACTGAACAACGAAATAAAAATAGTATGGAACTTGATCAAGCTGATACAATGGGAATTTTAACAATCATTAATAATGAAGATGCGAAAATTGCAACAGCAGCCCAAGCACAATTACCAACAATCGCAAAAGTCATTGATTTAATTTTTGCTCGTTTTAACCAGGGTGGAAGATTAATTTATATGGGAGCTGGAACATCAGGACGGCTTGGAATTCTTGATGCGTCAGAAATGGTGCCAACTTATGGTCTTAACCCTGATCAAATTATTGGAATTATTGCCGGTGGCGATGATGCCATTAGGATCCCGGCTGAAGGAGCCGAAGATGACCGTGACTTGGGGATGAATGATTTAAAAGCACTAAATTTGCAATCATTAGATACTGTGGTTGGGATTGGTGCTTCAGGACGAACTCCTTACGTTTTAGCTGGTTTAGAATATGCAAAAACAATTGGTGCTTTAGCAGTTGGGTTATGTATGACAAAAAATTCAGAAATGTTAACAGTTGCTGATGAAGTTATTGCAATTGAAACAGGAGCGGAAGTTGTAACTGGTAGTACTAGAATGAAAGCAGGAACAGCAACAAAATTAGTATGTAATATGATTTCAACAACTTTAATGGTGAAATGAGGAAAAGTATATCAAAATTTAATGGTTGATTTGTTGGCGACAAATGAAAAATTAAAAGTACGAACAGCACGCATCGTTAAAGCTGTCACAAATGCTAGTGATGAAGTTGTTGCTGAAACTTTAATTGCCGCAAACTATGCATGTAAAAATGCAATTATTATGATTTTAAAAAACGTTTCTTATGCTGAAAGTGAAACATTATTAGCAGAATATGATAATTTAGTAACAAAAGTAATTAATGATAAGTAACAAATCTTTTTTAACATCTTAAAAATTAAGACGTTTTTTATTTTTTAAAAAGGGGAAAAAGAAAATGCTAGGAATCTCAATTTATACAAACCAAGGTATTACAGTTGAAAAAAATAAAGAATACTTACAAAAAGCAGCGCAAGCTGGCTTTAAAACGGTTTTTTATAGTGGTCATTATTTTGAAAAGGATCATAGTACTGCTGATTTAAAAGTACTAATTAAATATGCTCGTGACTTGGGACTATATACAATTTTAGATATTAGTAAAACTTATTTTAGTTATGATTTAGTTAATGATTATGCACCTGATGCCTTACGATTAGATTTTGGCTTTTCAACTTCAGAGGTTTTTGATCTTATTGATAACTTAAAATGTGATATCCATTTAAATGGCAGTGATAATCGGTTAAAAGATTTATTAGAAATTATTCAAAAACGAGGTTCGCAGCGATTGGCGATTTCTTATAATTTTTATCCTAAACCATATACGGGAATGGACATTAGTGAGTTTATTGTTCGGACAAAAGCATTCCAAGAATATGGTCTTCCAATCTTTACTTTTCTTGCTGCTTTAGAATATCCGCGTGGTCCCTTATTTCAAGGTTTACCAACTATTGAAAAATTCCGGCAAATGGCACCATATTTACAATTACAATGATATCGTCATTTTGGGGTTGAAAATTGTATTAT
This genomic window from Spiroplasma sp. SV19 contains:
- a CDS encoding KDGP aldolase; this encodes MLFIKDRVCINVLAKDIQNAQAIHQASGGHALIGVLAKDFATPQLAITYLEQFQAVVGDVASVGLGAGDPQQCYHVVKIASHINPQHVNQVFPVVGYTRGKVVRENCIINCLISPTGQPGMVKISTGPMSSNEAVAIVPVRTALIMAQEMKATSIKFFPMEGLKYRDEYQIVATECAKIGMWLEPTGGITLENYQEILQIALQANVKKVIPHIYSSIMDQDGYTKVEDVKKIIAITKELLEV
- a CDS encoding MurR/RpiR family transcriptional regulator, which codes for MTENEVIRKIKAISTDADHRFSFIAKYILQNLMLVPDITIKEMAEYTYTSVATINRFTKFLDLDGYKELIHIIKYFNHNLAGEESIMASESNNALMFNTYHNIIRSLHETFRLGLKQKETINKVITNLKTAHRIVIFAVGGTYNVAKDFQEKLLRVGFNIIAVNDFHNGYFLAQQLNADDLALFVSYSGETLDLIKLAKICHQNQTPIVIVCRQSNNTLSNLANYEITISSNESIERLISTTSRFALLFGLDMIYFSLLATDLEHYRHVLEQTLVPKF
- a CDS encoding PTS transporter subunit EIIC produces the protein MAKDPKKTAKDIADIVKADNVVSYTNCLTRLRLNLKPGANVDLEKLKTTPNVMGILTPSPTELQIVLGPGFVANVTQAFGKLVNANKTAYSDKDGSGSFVTAAEAAQAVKGEMKAKQNWVQTFFTKFSRIFSPMIIGFIGAGILSGIAGIMQSVYGGVMDTSHAPADAVSWFNALNLILNIWKNAFIIIVGWRTCEVWGGSGVLGAMTAAIYSPVFVSSVIPMLVVGDANHVNYLGINISNPLTNWLTVGFRPELDNGKLVFGYPSGNILGALLTATAALWMERGVRKFMPGVLDTIGTPTLVLFGLLLLNIFLLIPISGYLYAAVAWFFAHLYTNPFGAFVLAAIFLLAVAFGVHQGFVPIYGILIKETGVNGLFPILGMAGMAQVGTGIALWILATKGSLLRRQIQGALIPAIFGIGEPMIYGVTLPRIRPFVTASIAAGFGGFFIGAVYMWGHVTFGLNAMFGPSGILATFMMTTDTGNIPLAVGIYLVGCVISVVAGWLVTMFGYSRIVKAGGNDMKELYRKDGKYKLYQKILWTLAFITIIGIFIYWTIAYYQLPKAERSKMAHVKVE
- the murQ gene encoding N-acetylmuramic acid 6-phosphate etherase → MQKIDLSKIDTEQRNKNSMELDQADTMGILTIINNEDAKIATAAQAQLPTIAKVIDLIFARFNQGGRLIYMGAGTSGRLGILDASEMVPTYGLNPDQIIGIIAGGDDAIRIPAEGAEDDRDLGMNDLKALNLQSLDTVVGIGASGRTPYVLAGLEYAKTIGALAVGLCMTKNSEMLTVADEVIAIETGAEVVTGSTRMKAGTATKLVCNMISTTLMVKWGKVYQNLMVDLLATNEKLKVRTARIVKAVTNASDEVVAETLIAANYACKNAIIMILKNVSYAESETLLAEYDNLVTKVINDK
- a CDS encoding MupG family TIM beta-alpha barrel fold protein; amino-acid sequence: MLGISIYTNQGITVEKNKEYLQKAAQAGFKTVFYSGHYFEKDHSTADLKVLIKYARDLGLYTILDISKTYFSYDLVNDYAPDALRLDFGFSTSEVFDLIDNLKCDIHLNGSDNRLKDLLEIIQKRGSQRLAISYNFYPKPYTGMDISEFIVRTKAFQEYGLPIFTFLAALEYPRGPLFQGLPTIEKFRQMAPYLQLQWYRHFGVENCIISDTMISDSDLKFLVEINNSPELTIRLDYNNLPEQIIALLKNKVYHIRNDANSQVLRFVESRGLNSNNANIKPWNNQHLMVPRYSLLIDNYLYPRYNGEIYLTKRKLLLNGKTNFITNLKKEGILIDLLEPSKAFKFI